A genomic stretch from Nodosilinea sp. E11 includes:
- a CDS encoding YidH family protein has translation MTQPNPATELAKERNRAAEERTLMAWIRTSLALIGFGFGIERIVAAIYQALGDAVNPLRLSRILGLSFVALGTFAMLFAALDHQRQLKRIQRNDLVYQSRQSPSLVVAYILTGLGAIAFLGVLISPLIT, from the coding sequence ATGACCCAACCCAACCCCGCCACCGAACTCGCCAAAGAACGCAACCGCGCCGCCGAAGAACGCACCCTAATGGCCTGGATTCGCACGTCCCTGGCGCTGATTGGTTTTGGCTTTGGGATTGAGCGCATTGTGGCCGCCATCTACCAAGCCCTGGGCGATGCCGTTAACCCGCTGCGGCTGTCGCGCATTTTGGGCCTATCCTTTGTGGCCCTAGGCACCTTTGCCATGCTGTTCGCCGCCCTCGATCACCAGCGCCAGCTCAAACGCATCCAGCGCAACGACCTGGTTTACCAATCTCGCCAATCCCCCTCCCTGGTGGTGGCGTACATTCTTACCGGGCTAGGGGCGATCGCCTTCCTCGGCGTGCTGATCAGCCCCTTGATCACCTAA
- a CDS encoding YidH family protein, which translates to MPQKSINTTNELAKERNRAAAERTINSWLGICLSLIGFGVAFDQIFRSLRRRFPNLEPAITKETATLIGMGFVGLGLVLLGIALIQHRLAVKSIERPDYLMLSVGALNRVVVVGIVLLGLAGLVTTLFLI; encoded by the coding sequence ATGCCTCAAAAATCGATTAATACGACTAATGAATTGGCAAAGGAGCGCAATCGGGCGGCGGCGGAACGTACCATCAATTCCTGGTTGGGAATTTGCCTGAGCTTGATCGGTTTTGGGGTTGCCTTTGACCAAATTTTTCGAAGTTTGCGGCGGCGATTTCCTAATCTGGAACCGGCTATAACTAAGGAGACGGCTACGCTGATTGGGATGGGATTTGTGGGGTTGGGGCTGGTGTTGTTGGGCATTGCCTTAATTCAACATCGGTTAGCCGTAAAAAGTATTGAGCGGCCCGATTATTTAATGCTGTCGGTGGGGGCCTTGAACCGGGTGGTGGTGGTCGGCATTGTGCTCTTGGGGCTGGCTGGTCTGGTGACCACGTTGTTTTTGATCTAA